One genomic window of Candidatus Pseudobacter hemicellulosilyticus includes the following:
- a CDS encoding FecR domain-containing protein: MPFSETYIAHLVIKQLSGELTQAEALALQEWCAASEDNARLYTEWMQRDRLPARLREFEEAAAQAALVEAPLVASGEPAMQSRRFLLGRPWLHYAAAFLILAVGAVLLWAVAGRTDKTPVVADRTPPAEITPAGFKATLTLADGSVIPLDSAADGTIAQQGNMNVVNLPDGEIRYEGTATSNNTVMMNTVSTPKGGQYRVVLPDGTKVWLNAASSVSYPASFTGNTRTIKMTGEAYFEIAPDKARPFFVDINGESNVEVLGTAFNVNAYKDHDAIKTTLLSGRIKAGGAAAVVLSPGQQAVQETGAATGIQVVDEVDLGQVLAWKNGIFDLTGASFKTLMREVERWYDVDVVYEGAVPDIRLKGKMDRAVKLSGVIRFLTDYGVRVQLEGRTLTIQGK; the protein is encoded by the coding sequence ATGCCTTTTTCTGAAACATATATTGCCCACCTGGTCATTAAACAGCTCAGCGGCGAATTAACCCAGGCCGAAGCGCTTGCCCTGCAGGAATGGTGTGCTGCGTCGGAAGACAATGCCCGTTTGTATACTGAATGGATGCAACGGGACAGGCTGCCTGCGCGTCTCCGGGAATTTGAAGAGGCTGCCGCACAGGCTGCGCTGGTAGAGGCGCCATTAGTAGCCTCCGGTGAACCAGCCATGCAAAGCCGCCGCTTTTTACTGGGGCGTCCCTGGTTGCATTATGCTGCTGCCTTCCTGATCCTGGCTGTAGGTGCTGTCCTGCTCTGGGCTGTGGCAGGAAGAACGGATAAAACCCCGGTGGTGGCTGATAGAACCCCGCCGGCAGAAATTACCCCGGCTGGCTTTAAAGCCACGCTCACCCTGGCAGACGGAAGCGTGATCCCGCTGGACAGTGCTGCCGATGGGACCATTGCGCAACAAGGAAATATGAACGTTGTCAACCTGCCTGATGGAGAGATCCGTTATGAAGGAACAGCAACTTCCAATAACACGGTAATGATGAATACGGTGAGTACGCCTAAAGGCGGTCAGTACCGGGTGGTGTTACCGGATGGTACAAAAGTCTGGCTCAACGCTGCCAGCTCCGTTTCTTATCCTGCTTCTTTTACGGGTAACACGCGGACCATTAAAATGACCGGCGAAGCCTATTTCGAAATAGCGCCCGATAAAGCCAGACCTTTCTTCGTGGATATCAATGGAGAGAGTAATGTGGAAGTATTAGGCACCGCTTTCAATGTGAATGCATATAAAGATCATGACGCCATCAAAACAACCTTGCTAAGTGGCAGGATCAAGGCTGGTGGTGCAGCAGCAGTAGTGCTTTCTCCTGGTCAGCAGGCCGTTCAGGAAACAGGCGCTGCTACCGGGATACAGGTTGTGGATGAAGTGGACCTGGGACAGGTACTGGCCTGGAAAAATGGCATTTTTGATCTTACAGGCGCCAGTTTCAAAACGCTGATGAGAGAAGTGGAGAGATGGTATGATGTGGATGTAGTGTATGAAGGCGCTGTCCCCGATATCAGGCTCAAAGGTAAAATGGACCGGGCGGTAAAGCTTTCCGGTGTGATCCGCTTCTTAACTGATTATGGCGTCCGGGTACAACTGGAAGGACGCACCCTTACCATACAGGGAAAATAG
- a CDS encoding sigma-70 family RNA polymerase sigma factor — MYERIANGDEVAFRQAHDLFKARLFYYAKRFRLEWEEVKDVVAEAFLHLWNGRSQLQSNDHLKNFLYFAVRNQALKALEARNKHQSYTQSTPLDQTASADHELISHRIIEAEMGQLLADGIARLAPDYRRIFELSYYEGKNPREIAALMAMNPATVRSQKRRAIEMLREWIRKRSFLLLLPVSFLTADLTPLKKILDFLARKG, encoded by the coding sequence TTGTATGAGCGTATCGCCAATGGTGACGAAGTAGCTTTCCGGCAGGCGCACGACTTGTTCAAAGCGCGGCTCTTCTACTATGCCAAACGTTTCCGGCTGGAATGGGAAGAGGTGAAAGATGTGGTGGCCGAGGCTTTCCTGCATCTCTGGAATGGCCGCAGCCAGCTCCAGTCCAATGACCACCTGAAGAACTTCCTCTATTTTGCTGTCAGGAACCAGGCCCTCAAAGCACTGGAAGCCAGGAATAAACACCAGTCTTACACCCAGTCTACTCCCCTTGACCAAACGGCTTCGGCCGACCATGAGCTCATCAGCCACCGGATCATAGAGGCCGAAATGGGTCAGTTACTGGCCGATGGCATTGCCCGGCTGGCCCCGGATTACCGCCGCATCTTTGAACTCTCATACTACGAAGGAAAAAATCCACGTGAAATCGCCGCCCTGATGGCCATGAACCCGGCTACCGTCAGGAGCCAGAAGCGCCGGGCCATTGAAATGCTGCGCGAATGGATCCGGAAAAGATCCTTCCTGCTACTGCTGCCTGTCTCCTTTTTAACCGCCGATCTGACCCCGCTAAAAAAAATATTGGATTTTTTGGCACGAAAAGGGTAA